A section of the Macaca thibetana thibetana isolate TM-01 chromosome 10, ASM2454274v1, whole genome shotgun sequence genome encodes:
- the TUBGCP6 gene encoding gamma-tubulin complex component 6 isoform X2: protein MASITQLFDDLCEALLPAAKTHLGQRSVNRKRAKRSLKKVAYNALFTNLFQDETPQLQPDMSKLPARNKILMLSFDLRVGGLGPEADRLEELVEELEAAPCCPLLEVGSVLDLLVQLAGSGPPQLLPRNRDYFLNNKHVGRNVPYSGYDCDHLSVFETEVQSLISREECLCHSMIQETLQVMEAAPGTGLPTVGLFSFGDSCGDRFERDTRVSLFGALVHSRTDDMDVRLGLPPVPDNADLSGLAIKVPPSVDQWEDEGFQSASNLTPDSQSEPSVTPDVDLWEAALTYEASKRRCWERVGCPPGHREEPYLTEAGRDAFDKFCRLRQGELQLLAGGVLQAPQPVLVKECELVKDVLNVLIGVVSATFSLCQPAQAFVVKRGVHVSGASPESISSLLSEVAEYGTCYTRLSHFSLQPVLDSSYSKGLVFQAFTSGLRRYLQYYRACVLSTSPTLSLLTIGFLFKKLGRQLRYLAELCGVGAVLPGTCGGGPRAAFPTGVKLLSYLYQEALHNCSNEHYPVLLSLLKTSCEPYTRFIHDWVYSGVFRDAYGEFMIQVNHEYLSFRDKSYWTHGYVLISKEVEDCVPVFLKHIAHDVYVCGKTINLLKLCCPRHYLCWSDVPVPRISVIFSLEELKEIEKDCAVYVGRMERVARHSSVSKEEKELRMEIAKQELIAHAREAASRVLSALSDRQMSERMALDARKREQFQRLKEQFVKDQERRQAARQEELDDDFSYARELRDRERRLKSLEEELERKARQALVDHYSKLSAEAARREQKALWRIQRHRLESARLRFLLEDEKHIQEMLRAMSEAHQPQEPPDVLLSVHPQVASPGPEDPEGDQGCDAGPAEQHSAAWDGRNRPGLPTPQSLKPRAMGAGGTGLQQAEEAGPFSDSLSIGDFLPVGPGAEQSVQTGMVPLLEAALETINLDLPPSAPGEAPAAASTQPSRPQEYDFSTVLRPAVAASPAPGPLQAAECNLGSSGPQLWEDSCGKLDACGSTLQVALSPSHPPRRAALKEGSSQPTEQLFGHESGGGLPTGGYASETALTRPQWNIHGHVSDASIGVRENVSEVAPTRPRWNIHGHVSDASISLGESVSEVAPTRPRWNTHGHVSDASIRVGENVSDVAPTRPRWNTHGHVSDASIILGEPVWDVVPTRPRWNTHRHVSDASISLGEPVSDVVSTRPRWNTHAPVPPPHMMLGAVSPEAEPNTPRPQQSPAGHTSQSAFSLGAQSTVLDCGSRLPVEVGPSLSSLSSGCREESISIGENVSDVAPTQPWSPNTPGDGVSEELGPGRSGDAEEPLNSQENAAAQSSPGPGEEAALAAEAQGGEQAYLAGLAGQYHLERYPDSYESMSEPPIAHLLRPVLPRAFAFPVDPQVQSAADETAVQLSELLTLPVLMKHSITAPLAAHISLVNKAAVDYFFVELHLEAHYEALRHFLLMEDGEFAQSLSDLLFEKLGAGQTPGELLNPLVLNSVLSKALQCSLHGDAPHASNLSLALKYLPEVFAPNAPDVLSCLELRYKVDWPLNVVITEGCLSKYSGVFSFLLQLKLMMWALKDICFHLKRTALLSHMASSVQFRQLQLFKHEMQHFVKVIQGYIANQILHVTWCEFRARLATVSDLEEIQRAHAEYLHKAVFRGLLTEKAAPVMNVIHSIFSLVLKFRSQLISQAWGPAGGPRGAEHPNFALMQQSYNTFKYYSHFLFKVVTKLVNRGYQPHLEDFLLRINFNNYYQDT from the exons ATGGCCAGCATCACGCAGCTGTTCGACGACCTGTGTGAGGCCCTCCTGCCGGCTGCCAAGACTCACCTGGGCCAGCGCAGTGTGAACCGGAAGAGGGCAAAGCGGAGCCTCAAGAAGGTGGCCTACAATGCGCTTTTCACAAATCTTTTTCAAGATGAGACTCCACAGCTGCAGCCTGACATGTCAAAACTACCAGCGAGAAACAAGATCCTCATGTTGTCCTTTGACTTGAGAGTGGGTGGCCTGGGCCCCGAGGCCGACCGTCTGGAGGAGCTTGTGGAGGAGCTTGAAGCAGCCCCTTGCTGTCCGcttttggaggtggggtctgttTTGGACCTCCTGGTTCAGCTGGCAGGGAGTGGTCCCCCTCAACTTCTGCCGAGAAATCGAGACTACTTCCTTAACAACAAGCACGTGGGGAGAAACGTTCCGTATAGCGGCTATGATTGCGACCACCTGAGTGTGTTTGAGACGGAAGTTCAGTCTCTGATCTCCAGAGAAGAGTGTTTGTGTCACAGCATGATCCAGGAAACACTTCAGGTTATGGAGGCTGCTCCAGGCACCGGCCTGCCCACCGTCGGGCTCTTCTCATTTGGTGACTCTTGTGGTGACAGGTTTGAGAGAGACACCCGGGTCTCGCTCTTCGGGGCCCTTGTGCACAGCCGCACTGACGACATGGACGTCCGACTGGGCCTGCCCCCCGTGCCAGACAATGCAgacctctctgggctggccattAAG GTCCCACCGAGTGTGGATCAGTGGGAAGACGAAGGATTCCAGTCAGCATCCAACCTGACTCCTGATTCTCAGTCTGAGCCCAGCGTGACCCCAGACGTGGACCTGTGGGAAGCCGCACTCACCTATGAGGCCAGCAAGCGGAGGTGCTGGGAGCGAGTCGGCTG CCCCCCTGGCCACAGAGAGGAGCCTTACTTGACAGAGGCGGGAAGGGACGCTTTCGACAAGTTCTGCAGGCTCCGCCAAGGGGAGCTTCAACTGCTTGCTGGGGGCGTCCTACAGGCCCCACAGCCCGTGCTGGTGAAGGAGTGTGAGCTGGTGAAAGATGTGCTGAACGTCTTGATTGGGGTCGTGTCTGCCACGTTTTCCCTCTGCCAG CCGGCCCAGGCCTTTGTGGTGAAGCGGGGTGTCCACGTGTCGGGAGCGTCTCCCGAGAGCATCAGCAGCCTGCTCTCGGAGGTGGCCGAGTATGGGACCTGCTACACGCGCCTGAGTCACTTCTCTCTGCAGCCGGTCCTGGACTCTTCGTACAGCAAGGGCCTCGTGTTCCAG GCCTTCACCAGTGGCCTGAGGAGGTACCTCCAGTATTACCGGGCCTGTGTCCTTTCCACTTCGCCCACCCTGAGCCTCCTCACCATTGGTTTTCTCTTCAAGAAACTGGGCCGGCAGCTCAG GTACCTGGCCGAGCTCTGTGGCGTTGGTGCTGTGCTCCCAGGCACCTGCGGAGGAGGCCCCAGGGCTGCGTTTCCCACC GGTGTGAAGCTGCTGTCCTACCTCTACCAGGAGGCGCTGCACAACTGCAGCAACGAGCACTACCCTGTGCTGCTGTCCCTGCTGAAGACCAGCTGCGAGCCCTACACCCG GTTCATCCACGACTGGGTGTACAGCGGTGTGTTCAGAGACGCTTATGGCGAGTTCATGATTCAGGTGAACCATGAGTACCTCAGCTTCCGAG ATAAGTCGTACTGGACACATGGCTACGTGCTCATCTCCAAAGAGGTGGAGGACTGTGTTCCCGTGTTTCTGAAGCACATTGCCCACGACGTGTACGTCTGCGGGAAGACCATTAACCTGCTGAAGCTCTGCTGCCCCCGG CATTACCTCTGTTGGTCCGACGTCCCCGTCCCCCGGATCTCAGTGATTTTCTCCCTCGAGGAGTTGAAGGAGATTGAGAAGGACTGTGCCGTCTACGTCGGGCGCATGGAGAGGGTGGCCCGCCACAGCTCTGTCAGCAAGGAGGAGAAG GAATTACGTATGGAAATTGCAAAACAAGAATTAATTGCTCATGCCCGGGAAGCAGCATCCAGGGTCCTGAGTGCACTGAGTG ACCGGCAGATGTCAGAACGGATGGCCTTGGACGCCCGAAAGCGCGAGCAGTTTCAGAGGCTGAAAGAACAGTTTGTGAAGGACCAGGAG CGACGCCAGGCGgccaggcaggaggagctggaTGATGACTTCAGCTACGCCCGTGAGCTCCGAGACAGGGAAAGGAGGCTGAAGTccctggaggaggagctggagaggAAGGCGAG GCAGGCGCTGGTCGACCACTACAGCAAGCTCTCTGCAGAGGCAGCTCGTCGGGAGCAGAAGGCGCTGTGGCGAATCCAGAGGCACCGACTGGAGAGTGCACGGCTTCGTTTTCTCTTAGAAGATGAGAAACACATTCAG GAGATGCTGAGAGCAATGTCTGAGGCTCACCAGCCCCAGGAGCCGCCAGATGTCCTCTTGAGCGTGCACCCCCAG GTCGCATCTCCGGGCCCTGAGGACCCAGAGGGAGACCAAGGCTGTGATGCTGGGCCTGCGGAGCAACACTCAGCTGCCTGGGATGGCCGGAACAGGCCAGGCCTGCCGACCCCACAGTCCCTTAAGCCTCGAGCAATGGGGGCTGGTGGCACAGGGCTGCAGCAGGCGGAGGAGGCCGGACCCTTCTCTGACAGCCTCAGCATTGGAGACTTCCTACCTGTGGGCCCAGGGGCTGAGCAGTCCGTGCAGACTGGCATGGTCCCTCTCCTGGAGGCAGCGCTGGAGACCATCAACTTGGACCTGCCCCcctcagctcctggggaggcACCCGCAGCAGCCAGCACTCAGCCTTCCAGGCCACAGGAGTACGACTTTAGTACTGTCCTGAGGCCAGCTGTGGCCGCTTCACCTGCACCAGGACCCCTGCAGGCTGCAGAGTGCAACTTGGGCAGCTCAGGGCCACAGCTGTGGGAGGACAGTTGTGGGAAGCTGGATGCCTGTGGCTCCACCTTGCAGGTGGCTCTGTCCCCCTCACACCCACCCAGGCGTGCCGCTCTGAAGGAGGGGAGCAGCCAGCCCACAGAGCAGCTCTTCGGGCATGAGTCAGGAGGTGGTCTTCCCACAGGGGGCTATGCTTCTGAAACAGCTCTTACCCGGCCACAGTGGAACATCCACGGGCACGTGTCTGACGCCAGCATCGGGGTCAGGGAGAACGTGTCAGAAGTGGCTCCCACCCGGCCACGGTGGAACATCCACGGGCACGTGTCCGATGCAAGCATCAGCTTGGGGGAGTCCGTGTCAGAAGTGGCTCCCACTCGGCCACGGTGGAACACCCATGGACACGTGTCCGACGCCAGCATCAGGGTCGGGGAGAACGTGTCGGACGTGGCTCCCACCCGGCCACGGTGGAACACCCATGGACATGTGTCTGACGCCAGCATCATCTTGGGGGAGCCTGTGTGGGACGTGGTTCCCACCCGGCCACGGTGGAACACCCACAGACACGTGTCTGACGCCAGCATCAGCTTGGGGGAGCCTGTGTCGGACGTGGTTTCCACCCGGCCACGGTGGAACACCCATGCACCCGTCCCTCCGCCCCACATGATGCTGGGGGCTgtctcaccagaagctgagcccAACACACCCAGGCCCCAACAGAGCCCCGCTGGCCACACGTCCCAGTCAGCGTTCAGCCTGGGAGCACAGAGCACTGTGCTGGACTGTGGGTCACGGCTGCCTGTAGAAGTGGGGCCATCTCTGTCCTCCCTCAGCTCAGGCTGCCGGGAGGAGAGCATCAGCATCGGGGAGAACGTGTCAGACGTGGCTCCCACCCAGCCATGGTCGCCCAACACCCCGGGAGACGGCGTCTCTGAAGAACTAG GCCCTGGGAGGAGCGGGGACGCTGAGGAGCCACTGAACTCACAG GAAAACGCAGCTGCCCAGAGCAGCCCAGGCCCTGGTGAGGAGGCGGCATTGGCGGCGGAGGCTCAGGGCGGTGAGCAGGCCTACCTGGCAGGCCTGGCAGGGCAGTACCACTTGGAGCGGTACCCGGACAGTTACGAGTCCATGT CTGAGCCACCCATCGCTCACCTTTTGCGCCCTGTGCTTCCCCGGGCCTTCGCCTTTCCCGTGGACCCCCAGGTCCAGTCTGCCGCGGATGAGACTGCCGTGCAGCTGAGCGAGTTGCTGACGCTGCCCGTGCTCATGAAGCACTCCATCACGGCACCATTGGCCGCCCA CATCTCCTTGGTGAACAAGGCTGCCGTCGACTATTTCTTTGTGGAGCTGCACCTGGAGGCGCACTACGAGGCGCTGCGGCACTTCCTGCTGATGGAGGACGGCGAGTTCGCCCAGTCCCTCAGCGACCTCCTCTTTGAGAAG CTTGGGGCCGGGCAGACACCCGGGGAGCTGCTCAACCCGCTGGTGCTGAACTCTGTGCTGAGCAAGGCCCTGCAGTGCAGCCTGCATGGGGACGCCCCGCACGCCTCCAACCTCTCCCTCGCCCTCAAGTACCTGCCCGAGGTGTTTGCCCCCAACGCCCCAGATGTGCTCAGCTGCCTGGAGCTCAGGTACAAG GTGGACTGGCCGCTCAATGTTGTCATCACTGAGGGCTGCCTGAGCAAGTACAGCGGcgtcttctccttcctgctgcagcTGAAGCTCATGATGTGGGCGCTCAAGGATATCTGCTTCCACCTCAAGCGCACAG cCCTGCTGAGCCACATGGCCAGCTCCGTGCAGTTCCGCCAGCTGCAGCTGTTCAAGCATGAAATGCAGCACTTCGTGAAGGTCATCCAGGGCTACATCGCCAACCAGATCCTGCACGTCACCTGGTGCGAGTTCAGGGCCAGGCTGGCCACCGTGAGCGACCTGGAGGAGATCCAGCGTGCACACGCAGAGTACCTGCACAAGGCCGTCTTCAG GGGCCTGCTCACGGAGAAGGCGGCGCCTGTCATGAACGTCATCCACAGCATCTTCAGCCTCGTGCTCAAGTTCCGCAGCCAGCTCATCTCCCAAGCCTGGGGCCCCGCTGGGGGCCCGCGGGGTGCAGAGCACCCCAACTTTGCACTCATGCAGCAGTCCTACAACACCTTCAAGTACTACTCCCACTTTCTCTTCAAAG TGGTGACCAAGCTGGTGAACCGCGGCTACCAGCCCCACCTGGAGGACTTTCTGCTGCGCATCAACTTCAACAACTACTACCAGGACACCTGA
- the TUBGCP6 gene encoding gamma-tubulin complex component 6 isoform X3, which translates to MASITQLFDDLCEALLPAAKTHLGQRSVNRKRAKRSLKKVAYNALFTNLFQDETPQLQPDMSKLPARNKILMLSFDLRVGGLGPEADRLEELVEELEAAPCCPLLEVGSVLDLLVQLAGSGPPQLLPRNRDYFLNNKHVGRNVPYSGYDCDHLSVFETEVQSLISREECLCHSMIQETLQVMEAAPGTGLPTVGLFSFGDSCGDRFERDTRVSLFGALVHSRTDDMDVRLGLPPVPDNADLSGLAIKVPPSVDQWEDEGFQSASNLTPDSQSEPSVTPDVDLWEAALTYEASKRRCWERVGCPPGHREEPYLTEAGRDAFDKFCRLRQGELQLLAGGVLQAPQPVLVKECELVKDVLNVLIGVVSATFSLCQPAQAFVVKRGVHVSGASPESISSLLSEVAEYGTCYTRLSHFSLQPVLDSSYSKGLVFQAFTSGLRRYLQYYRACVLSTSPTLSLLTIGFLFKKLGRQLRYLAELCGVGAVLPGTCGGGPRAAFPTGVKLLSYLYQEALHNCSNEHYPVLLSLLKTSCEPYTRFIHDWVYSGVFRDAYGEFMIQVNHEYLSFRDKSYWTHGYVLISKEVEDCVPVFLKHIAHDVYVCGKTINLLKLCCPRHYLCWSDVPVPRISVIFSLEELKEIEKDCAVYVGRMERVARHSSVSKEEKELRMEIAKQELIAHAREAASRVLSALSDRQMSERMALDARKREQFQRLKEQFVKDQERRQAARQEELDDDFSYARELRDRERRLKSLEEELERKARQALVDHYSKLSAEAARREQKALWRIQRHRLESARLRFLLEDEKHIQEMLRAMSEAHQPQEPPDVLLSVHPQVASPGPEDPEGDQGCDAGPAEQHSAAWDGRNRPGLPTPQSLKPRAMGAGGTGLQQAEEAGPFSDSLSIGDFLPVGPGAEQSVQTGMVPLLEAALETINLDLPPSAPGEAPAAASTQPSRPQEYDFSTVLRPAVAASPAPGPLQAAECNLGSSGPQLWEDSCGKLDACGSTLQVALSPSHPPRRAALKEGSSQPTEQLFGHESGGGLPTGGYASETALTRPQWNIHGHVSDASIGVRENVSEVAPTRPRWNIHGHVSDASISLGESVSEVAPTRPRWNTHGHVSDASIRVGENVSDVAPTRPRWNTHGHVSDASIILGEPVWDVVPTRPRWNTHRHVSDASISLGEPVSDVVSTRPRWNTHAPVPPPHMMLGAVSPEAEPNTPRPQQSPAGHTSQSAFSLGAQSTVLDCGSRLPVEVGPSLSSLSSGCREESISIGENVSDVAPTQPWSPNTPGDGVSEELGPGRSGDAEEPLNSQENAAAQSSPGPGEEAALAAEAQGGEQAYLAGLAGQYHLERYPDSYESMLCASSPAAEPPIAHLLRPVLPRAFAFPVDPQVQSAADETAVQLSELLTLPVLMKHSITAPLAAHISLVNKAAVDYFFVELHLEAHYEALRHFLLMEDGEFAQSLSDLLFEKLGAGQTPGELLNPLVLNSVLSKALQCSLHGDAPHASNLSLALKYLPEVFAPNAPDVLSCLELRWTGRSMLSSLRAA; encoded by the exons ATGGCCAGCATCACGCAGCTGTTCGACGACCTGTGTGAGGCCCTCCTGCCGGCTGCCAAGACTCACCTGGGCCAGCGCAGTGTGAACCGGAAGAGGGCAAAGCGGAGCCTCAAGAAGGTGGCCTACAATGCGCTTTTCACAAATCTTTTTCAAGATGAGACTCCACAGCTGCAGCCTGACATGTCAAAACTACCAGCGAGAAACAAGATCCTCATGTTGTCCTTTGACTTGAGAGTGGGTGGCCTGGGCCCCGAGGCCGACCGTCTGGAGGAGCTTGTGGAGGAGCTTGAAGCAGCCCCTTGCTGTCCGcttttggaggtggggtctgttTTGGACCTCCTGGTTCAGCTGGCAGGGAGTGGTCCCCCTCAACTTCTGCCGAGAAATCGAGACTACTTCCTTAACAACAAGCACGTGGGGAGAAACGTTCCGTATAGCGGCTATGATTGCGACCACCTGAGTGTGTTTGAGACGGAAGTTCAGTCTCTGATCTCCAGAGAAGAGTGTTTGTGTCACAGCATGATCCAGGAAACACTTCAGGTTATGGAGGCTGCTCCAGGCACCGGCCTGCCCACCGTCGGGCTCTTCTCATTTGGTGACTCTTGTGGTGACAGGTTTGAGAGAGACACCCGGGTCTCGCTCTTCGGGGCCCTTGTGCACAGCCGCACTGACGACATGGACGTCCGACTGGGCCTGCCCCCCGTGCCAGACAATGCAgacctctctgggctggccattAAG GTCCCACCGAGTGTGGATCAGTGGGAAGACGAAGGATTCCAGTCAGCATCCAACCTGACTCCTGATTCTCAGTCTGAGCCCAGCGTGACCCCAGACGTGGACCTGTGGGAAGCCGCACTCACCTATGAGGCCAGCAAGCGGAGGTGCTGGGAGCGAGTCGGCTG CCCCCCTGGCCACAGAGAGGAGCCTTACTTGACAGAGGCGGGAAGGGACGCTTTCGACAAGTTCTGCAGGCTCCGCCAAGGGGAGCTTCAACTGCTTGCTGGGGGCGTCCTACAGGCCCCACAGCCCGTGCTGGTGAAGGAGTGTGAGCTGGTGAAAGATGTGCTGAACGTCTTGATTGGGGTCGTGTCTGCCACGTTTTCCCTCTGCCAG CCGGCCCAGGCCTTTGTGGTGAAGCGGGGTGTCCACGTGTCGGGAGCGTCTCCCGAGAGCATCAGCAGCCTGCTCTCGGAGGTGGCCGAGTATGGGACCTGCTACACGCGCCTGAGTCACTTCTCTCTGCAGCCGGTCCTGGACTCTTCGTACAGCAAGGGCCTCGTGTTCCAG GCCTTCACCAGTGGCCTGAGGAGGTACCTCCAGTATTACCGGGCCTGTGTCCTTTCCACTTCGCCCACCCTGAGCCTCCTCACCATTGGTTTTCTCTTCAAGAAACTGGGCCGGCAGCTCAG GTACCTGGCCGAGCTCTGTGGCGTTGGTGCTGTGCTCCCAGGCACCTGCGGAGGAGGCCCCAGGGCTGCGTTTCCCACC GGTGTGAAGCTGCTGTCCTACCTCTACCAGGAGGCGCTGCACAACTGCAGCAACGAGCACTACCCTGTGCTGCTGTCCCTGCTGAAGACCAGCTGCGAGCCCTACACCCG GTTCATCCACGACTGGGTGTACAGCGGTGTGTTCAGAGACGCTTATGGCGAGTTCATGATTCAGGTGAACCATGAGTACCTCAGCTTCCGAG ATAAGTCGTACTGGACACATGGCTACGTGCTCATCTCCAAAGAGGTGGAGGACTGTGTTCCCGTGTTTCTGAAGCACATTGCCCACGACGTGTACGTCTGCGGGAAGACCATTAACCTGCTGAAGCTCTGCTGCCCCCGG CATTACCTCTGTTGGTCCGACGTCCCCGTCCCCCGGATCTCAGTGATTTTCTCCCTCGAGGAGTTGAAGGAGATTGAGAAGGACTGTGCCGTCTACGTCGGGCGCATGGAGAGGGTGGCCCGCCACAGCTCTGTCAGCAAGGAGGAGAAG GAATTACGTATGGAAATTGCAAAACAAGAATTAATTGCTCATGCCCGGGAAGCAGCATCCAGGGTCCTGAGTGCACTGAGTG ACCGGCAGATGTCAGAACGGATGGCCTTGGACGCCCGAAAGCGCGAGCAGTTTCAGAGGCTGAAAGAACAGTTTGTGAAGGACCAGGAG CGACGCCAGGCGgccaggcaggaggagctggaTGATGACTTCAGCTACGCCCGTGAGCTCCGAGACAGGGAAAGGAGGCTGAAGTccctggaggaggagctggagaggAAGGCGAG GCAGGCGCTGGTCGACCACTACAGCAAGCTCTCTGCAGAGGCAGCTCGTCGGGAGCAGAAGGCGCTGTGGCGAATCCAGAGGCACCGACTGGAGAGTGCACGGCTTCGTTTTCTCTTAGAAGATGAGAAACACATTCAG GAGATGCTGAGAGCAATGTCTGAGGCTCACCAGCCCCAGGAGCCGCCAGATGTCCTCTTGAGCGTGCACCCCCAG GTCGCATCTCCGGGCCCTGAGGACCCAGAGGGAGACCAAGGCTGTGATGCTGGGCCTGCGGAGCAACACTCAGCTGCCTGGGATGGCCGGAACAGGCCAGGCCTGCCGACCCCACAGTCCCTTAAGCCTCGAGCAATGGGGGCTGGTGGCACAGGGCTGCAGCAGGCGGAGGAGGCCGGACCCTTCTCTGACAGCCTCAGCATTGGAGACTTCCTACCTGTGGGCCCAGGGGCTGAGCAGTCCGTGCAGACTGGCATGGTCCCTCTCCTGGAGGCAGCGCTGGAGACCATCAACTTGGACCTGCCCCcctcagctcctggggaggcACCCGCAGCAGCCAGCACTCAGCCTTCCAGGCCACAGGAGTACGACTTTAGTACTGTCCTGAGGCCAGCTGTGGCCGCTTCACCTGCACCAGGACCCCTGCAGGCTGCAGAGTGCAACTTGGGCAGCTCAGGGCCACAGCTGTGGGAGGACAGTTGTGGGAAGCTGGATGCCTGTGGCTCCACCTTGCAGGTGGCTCTGTCCCCCTCACACCCACCCAGGCGTGCCGCTCTGAAGGAGGGGAGCAGCCAGCCCACAGAGCAGCTCTTCGGGCATGAGTCAGGAGGTGGTCTTCCCACAGGGGGCTATGCTTCTGAAACAGCTCTTACCCGGCCACAGTGGAACATCCACGGGCACGTGTCTGACGCCAGCATCGGGGTCAGGGAGAACGTGTCAGAAGTGGCTCCCACCCGGCCACGGTGGAACATCCACGGGCACGTGTCCGATGCAAGCATCAGCTTGGGGGAGTCCGTGTCAGAAGTGGCTCCCACTCGGCCACGGTGGAACACCCATGGACACGTGTCCGACGCCAGCATCAGGGTCGGGGAGAACGTGTCGGACGTGGCTCCCACCCGGCCACGGTGGAACACCCATGGACATGTGTCTGACGCCAGCATCATCTTGGGGGAGCCTGTGTGGGACGTGGTTCCCACCCGGCCACGGTGGAACACCCACAGACACGTGTCTGACGCCAGCATCAGCTTGGGGGAGCCTGTGTCGGACGTGGTTTCCACCCGGCCACGGTGGAACACCCATGCACCCGTCCCTCCGCCCCACATGATGCTGGGGGCTgtctcaccagaagctgagcccAACACACCCAGGCCCCAACAGAGCCCCGCTGGCCACACGTCCCAGTCAGCGTTCAGCCTGGGAGCACAGAGCACTGTGCTGGACTGTGGGTCACGGCTGCCTGTAGAAGTGGGGCCATCTCTGTCCTCCCTCAGCTCAGGCTGCCGGGAGGAGAGCATCAGCATCGGGGAGAACGTGTCAGACGTGGCTCCCACCCAGCCATGGTCGCCCAACACCCCGGGAGACGGCGTCTCTGAAGAACTAG GCCCTGGGAGGAGCGGGGACGCTGAGGAGCCACTGAACTCACAG GAAAACGCAGCTGCCCAGAGCAGCCCAGGCCCTGGTGAGGAGGCGGCATTGGCGGCGGAGGCTCAGGGCGGTGAGCAGGCCTACCTGGCAGGCCTGGCAGGGCAGTACCACTTGGAGCGGTACCCGGACAGTTACGAGTCCATGT TATGTGCTTCATCTCCTGCAGCTGAGCCACCCATCGCTCACCTTTTGCGCCCTGTGCTTCCCCGGGCCTTCGCCTTTCCCGTGGACCCCCAGGTCCAGTCTGCCGCGGATGAGACTGCCGTGCAGCTGAGCGAGTTGCTGACGCTGCCCGTGCTCATGAAGCACTCCATCACGGCACCATTGGCCGCCCA CATCTCCTTGGTGAACAAGGCTGCCGTCGACTATTTCTTTGTGGAGCTGCACCTGGAGGCGCACTACGAGGCGCTGCGGCACTTCCTGCTGATGGAGGACGGCGAGTTCGCCCAGTCCCTCAGCGACCTCCTCTTTGAGAAG CTTGGGGCCGGGCAGACACCCGGGGAGCTGCTCAACCCGCTGGTGCTGAACTCTGTGCTGAGCAAGGCCCTGCAGTGCAGCCTGCATGGGGACGCCCCGCACGCCTCCAACCTCTCCCTCGCCCTCAAGTACCTGCCCGAGGTGTTTGCCCCCAACGCCCCAGATGTGCTCAGCTGCCTGGAGCTCAG GTGGACTGGCCGCTCAATGTTGTCATCACTGAGGGCTGCCTGA